In Armatimonadota bacterium, the following proteins share a genomic window:
- a CDS encoding SnoK protein gives MTHYPLSEQQIAFFRENGFVQLDNVLIPDELEALRCAADEVLSQRYDPRIETSAANPDYEKVFVQKVNLWRVHEGIRQYTLNARIAEIARRLIGAKRIRLWHDHLLTKMPGDSKPSPWHQDRPYWPMIGYDQLSCWMALDDVDENNGCMQFIPGSHLWGELEPINLVTPQDIFALVPDKEIKAPYIARMKAGSCTFHHGLTFHYAGANYTDRPRRAMVTIYMADGTKYSGKPHVVTDGLELRVGEPIAGDLFPVLAEGS, from the coding sequence ATGACGCACTATCCCTTGAGCGAGCAACAGATTGCGTTCTTTCGCGAAAACGGCTTCGTGCAACTGGACAACGTGCTGATCCCGGACGAGCTGGAGGCGTTGCGCTGTGCAGCAGATGAGGTGCTCTCGCAACGCTACGACCCGCGCATCGAAACCTCTGCAGCAAACCCGGATTACGAAAAGGTCTTCGTGCAGAAAGTGAACCTGTGGCGGGTGCATGAAGGAATAAGACAATACACCCTCAATGCACGTATCGCCGAAATCGCCCGCAGGCTGATTGGCGCAAAACGGATTCGGCTCTGGCACGACCATTTATTGACCAAGATGCCCGGTGACAGCAAGCCATCGCCATGGCACCAGGACCGCCCCTACTGGCCCATGATTGGCTATGACCAGCTCTCCTGCTGGATGGCACTGGACGATGTAGACGAGAACAACGGCTGTATGCAGTTTATCCCAGGTTCGCATCTGTGGGGTGAACTGGAGCCGATTAATCTGGTAACCCCTCAGGACATCTTCGCACTGGTACCGGACAAAGAGATAAAAGCTCCATACATCGCCCGAATGAAGGCGGGCAGCTGCACTTTCCATCACGGATTAACCTTCCACTACGCCGGAGCGAACTATACCGACCGCCCACGCCGTGCGATGGTCACCATCTACATGGCAGACGGAACGAAGTACAGCGGCAAACCACACGTGGTGACCGATGGATTGGAGTTGCGGGTCGGCGAACCGATAGCGGGCGACCTGTTCCCTGTGCTGGCAGAAGGCAGCTAA